From the Terriglobales bacterium genome, the window CTCGCGCTCTGCAAAAGCTGGATGCCTGGTCGAAGCGGCGTCCGCTGGTTGCTACGCCGTCGACGGCGCATTTGTTCATCGTGGCTCCGCTGATTGGAGGCGACACGCTCGCGAACCTGTTCTCGACGCATCCGCCCATCGCCAAGAGAATCGAGCGGCTTACTGGACGTCCGCCAGAGTTCCAATAACAGAACCGCCGGCGGTAGCCGGTGGGGCAGCCGCGTCTTTTGCGGCTGCGTCTGCAGCCAGCACCAGATCTCTTCAAATCCCGGAGCTCGCCATTCGGCGATCTCCAGCCCACCGGCGGCGGTTCTGTTTGATTTACCCGCGCCGCATCGCATCCAGCGCCAGATTCCCAGGTCCAACAATCAGCAGGAAGAGCAATCCGAGCAGCATCGAGAAATCTGTGCGCGCTTCATGCAGCATGCCCAGAATCCCGTAGTGTTTCACATTAGGAAGTGCGAAGCGCCAGAATGGATGACCGAGCAGAATGGGAACTTTGGTCGACAGAATCGCGACGGCAATGTCAATCAGCAGAGGAATGCACGCCCATCTCGTGAGCAGACCGATGATGACCAGCGCGCCGCAGACGATCTCTACGCCTCCAACAAACGGCGCTAAAACGTGAGGATCAGGAATACCGATGTTGGCGAAGCGACCAACGCCGAGTTCCTGCGGCAAGCGAAATTTGAGAATGCCTTCAACAAGAAAGACCCAGCCAACCAGTATGCGAACGATAATGACTGCGCCGCGATGAGCCATTGCCCTCCTCCTGTCGTAAACATCGTACTTACCTGACTCCGGAGAGGCCAAATCTGTTGATTTTCCACCTTATGACCCACAATTTCCTCGCTTGCTAAATTCGCCTTTCTTTCGCATAATCATACGGCGCGTTGTAGCAGACCCGTGGGCATTTCGTATTCGCAGCTCAATTCGAAGCAAAAAGAAGCCGCCAACCATGTGTACGGTCCCATGCTGGTGCTCGCCGGCGCCGGCACAGGCAAGACCAGTGTTCTCGTCCATCGCATCTCGCGGCTGATTCTCGGCAAGCACGCCCGGCCAAACGAAATTCGGGCATTCACGTTTACGCACAAAGCTGCACGCGAGATTCGATCGCGTGTGGCGAAGTCCTCGGCGGGAATTGCGGCTGGGGGTCTGAATGCATCTACTTTCCACGGGTACTGCTATCAACTTCTGCGCGAGGCAGGTGAGGACTTTCAACTGCTCGACCAATGTGAGCTGTGGACCTTTCTGCGTCAACGCGTCGCCGATCTGCCGCTGAATCGATTCTTGCGCGCGGCGAATCCCGGGCGCTTTCTAAAAGATCTGCTCGCCTTTTTCGATCGTTGCTCCGATGAACTTGTCACAGCTGAAGTCTATGCCGATTACATTGCACGCGTGAGTCGCGGCGAGTTGCGTCTGCCGCGAGTCGCGAAAAAAAAACAAGCAGAGGTGATGACGCGCGACGAAGTTTTAGAACGTTGCGAGGAAATCTCGGCGATCTTCAGGACGGTTGACAAGCTGCTTGCGGAAAATCGTCTGCTTACCTTCGGAGCGCTCGTTTCCCGTACTGCTACGCTGCTCACAAATGACAGTCAGCTATTGCAGCGCGAGCGCAGTAGCGCGCGCTTTCTTCTGATCGACGAATTCCAGGACTCGAATCACGCCCAGATCGAACTGGCGCGCGTGCTTGCGGGGGAAGCACAAAATGTGTTCGCGGTGGGCGATCCCGATCAAGCGATCTATCATTTCCGCGGAGCGTCAAGCGCGGCCTTCAACGAGTTCGCCAATGTTTTTGACAAACTGGACCGCCGGCATCTGATCAACCTTGCAGAGAATCAGCGCTCGACGCAGAACATTCTCGACTGCGGCTACGCGGCAATTCGCCACAACCCGAAGCTGACCGAAGGCGGGAGTCGCCTGCAGTTTGATCGCGAAAAGTTGATTTCTGCACGCGACATCGAAGAAGGCAATCGCG encodes:
- a CDS encoding DoxX family protein, with the protein product MAHRGAVIIVRILVGWVFLVEGILKFRLPQELGVGRFANIGIPDPHVLAPFVGGVEIVCGALVIIGLLTRWACIPLLIDIAVAILSTKVPILLGHPFWRFALPNVKHYGILGMLHEARTDFSMLLGLLFLLIVGPGNLALDAMRRG